Proteins from a genomic interval of Erwinia sp. SLM-02:
- the ribH gene encoding 6,7-dimethyl-8-ribityllumazine synthase: MNVIEAAVATPDARVALVIARFNNFINDSLLSGAIDALKRIGQVKDENITVVWVPGAYELPMTARALANAGKHDAVVALGTVIRGGTAHFEYVAGEASSGLASVAMNSDIPVAFGVLTTENIEQAIERAGTKAGNKGAEAALTALEMINVLKAIKA; encoded by the coding sequence ATGAACGTTATTGAAGCTGCTGTTGCTACCCCTGATGCGCGCGTTGCTCTGGTTATTGCGCGTTTCAACAACTTTATCAACGACAGCCTGCTGAGCGGCGCGATCGATGCCCTGAAACGTATTGGCCAGGTGAAAGATGAAAACATCACCGTGGTCTGGGTTCCGGGCGCGTATGAGCTGCCAATGACCGCACGCGCGCTGGCAAATGCCGGTAAGCACGATGCCGTTGTGGCGCTGGGTACCGTAATCCGTGGCGGCACCGCTCACTTCGAATATGTGGCAGGCGAGGCCAGTTCCGGCCTGGCCAGCGTTGCCATGAACAGCGATATCCCGGTTGCCTTTGGCGTGCTGACGACTGAAAACATCGAGCAGGCTATCGAACGCGCCGGAACCAAAGCGGGTAATAAAGGTGCTGAAGCAGCCCTGACCGCACTGGAAATGATTAACGTATTAAAAGCCATCAAAGCCTGA
- the thiL gene encoding thiamine-phosphate kinase translates to MDCGEFELIARYFDRVTSSRRDVEKGIGDDCALLSVPEKQSLAISTDTLVAGIHFLADIHPADLGYKALAVNLSDLAAMGADPAWLTLALTLPKVDESWLESFSDSLFELLDYYDMQLIGGDTTRGPLSMTLGIHGLVPQGRALRRAGARIGDWIYVTGTLGDSAAGLALLLGQAELSDPAAHEALLKRHLRPIPRILQGQALRDLATSAIDISDGLISDLGHVLKASDCGARINLDALPLSAALKQHFSPEQSLRWALSGGEDYELCFTVPEINRGALDVALGYLGVPFTCIGQMGPQSEGLVLLQDDRVVEFNHKGFDHFGA, encoded by the coding sequence ATGGATTGTGGCGAATTTGAACTGATAGCACGCTACTTTGATCGTGTAACAAGCTCCCGTCGCGATGTCGAAAAAGGTATTGGCGACGACTGCGCCCTGCTGAGCGTACCTGAAAAACAGTCTCTGGCGATCAGTACCGATACGCTGGTGGCGGGCATCCATTTCCTTGCCGATATTCATCCGGCCGATCTCGGTTATAAAGCGCTGGCGGTTAACCTGAGCGACCTGGCTGCAATGGGAGCCGATCCCGCGTGGCTGACCCTTGCGCTGACGCTGCCAAAAGTGGATGAGAGCTGGCTGGAAAGCTTTAGCGACAGCCTGTTTGAACTGCTCGACTATTACGATATGCAGCTGATTGGCGGTGATACCACGCGTGGCCCGCTCAGCATGACGCTGGGTATCCATGGGCTGGTGCCACAGGGCAGGGCGCTGCGTCGCGCCGGTGCGCGCATCGGCGACTGGATTTACGTTACCGGCACGCTCGGTGACAGCGCCGCCGGTCTGGCACTGCTGCTGGGGCAGGCTGAGTTGAGCGATCCCGCGGCACATGAAGCCTTACTCAAGCGCCATCTGCGCCCTATCCCGCGTATTTTGCAGGGCCAGGCATTACGGGATCTGGCAACGTCGGCGATCGATATTTCCGACGGGCTTATCTCCGATCTCGGCCATGTGCTGAAGGCCAGCGACTGCGGCGCACGGATCAATCTGGATGCGCTGCCGCTGTCAGCAGCGCTGAAGCAGCACTTCAGCCCCGAGCAGTCGCTGCGCTGGGCGCTGAGCGGCGGTGAAGATTACGAACTGTGCTTCACGGTGCCGGAAATCAATCGCGGTGCGCTGGATGTGGCACTCGGCTATCTTGGCGTGCCGTTTACCTGTATCGGTCAGATGGGCCCGCAGTCTGAGGGGCTGGTTCTGCTGCAGGATGACAGAGTCGTGGAGTTTAACCATAAAGGATTTGACC
- the ribD gene encoding bifunctional diaminohydroxyphosphoribosylaminopyrimidine deaminase/5-amino-6-(5-phosphoribosylamino)uracil reductase RibD, giving the protein MRDEFYMARALELARLGRFTTTPNPNVGCVIVREGEIVGEGYHRRAGEPHAEVYALRMAGDKARGATAYVTLEPCSHHGRTPPCCDALIAAGVSRVVAAMQDPNPEVAGRGLYRLQQAGIDVSHGLMMQEAEALNRGFLKRMRTGFPWVQLKLGASLDGRTAMASGESQWITSPEARRDVQRLRAQSSAILSTSATVLADNPSLTVRYDELDATTRSHYAAEDLRQPVRIIVDSQNRVTPQHRLIAQSGETWLARHDIDGQPWPENVTQFSVPRHNNRLDLVSMFMLLGKKQVNSVWVEAGAGFAGALLQAGVVDELIVYLAPKLLGDAGRGLCQLPGLERLADAPEFAFSDVRQVGPDVRLTLTPRYR; this is encoded by the coding sequence ATGCGTGATGAATTCTACATGGCGCGAGCGCTTGAGCTTGCGCGCCTCGGCCGCTTTACCACCACCCCCAACCCGAACGTGGGCTGCGTTATCGTGCGCGAGGGGGAAATCGTCGGGGAAGGCTACCACCGGCGCGCCGGTGAGCCGCATGCCGAAGTGTATGCGCTGCGGATGGCGGGTGATAAAGCCCGCGGTGCCACCGCCTATGTCACCCTTGAACCGTGCAGCCATCACGGCCGCACGCCCCCCTGCTGCGACGCGCTGATTGCCGCGGGCGTAAGCCGGGTCGTGGCGGCGATGCAGGATCCCAATCCGGAAGTCGCCGGGCGCGGACTTTATCGCCTGCAGCAGGCCGGGATTGACGTCAGCCATGGGCTGATGATGCAGGAAGCGGAAGCGCTGAACCGGGGATTCCTCAAGCGAATGCGCACCGGATTCCCCTGGGTACAGTTAAAACTGGGCGCCTCGCTGGACGGACGTACCGCAATGGCCAGCGGTGAAAGCCAGTGGATCACTTCGCCTGAGGCAAGGCGCGACGTTCAGCGGCTGCGGGCGCAAAGCTCGGCCATTCTCAGCACCAGCGCAACCGTGCTGGCCGATAATCCGTCGCTGACGGTGCGCTATGATGAGCTGGATGCCACCACCCGTTCGCACTATGCCGCAGAGGATTTGCGCCAGCCGGTGAGAATTATCGTCGACAGCCAGAATCGCGTTACGCCGCAGCACCGACTTATTGCACAATCAGGGGAAACCTGGCTGGCACGTCACGACATTGATGGGCAACCATGGCCGGAAAATGTGACCCAGTTCAGCGTCCCCCGTCACAATAACCGGCTCGATCTGGTATCGATGTTTATGCTGCTGGGTAAAAAGCAGGTCAACAGCGTCTGGGTGGAAGCGGGGGCCGGGTTTGCCGGTGCGCTGCTGCAGGCTGGCGTGGTCGATGAACTGATAGTCTATCTGGCACCGAAGCTGCTGGGTGACGCGGGCCGGGGGCTGTGCCAGCTGCCCGGGCTTGAGCGCCTGGCCGATGCGCCGGAATTCGCCTTCAGCGACGTTCGTCAGGTTGGCCCCGATGTGCGCCTGACGCTGACGCCGCGATATCGCTGA
- the nusB gene encoding transcription antitermination factor NusB, with product MKPAARRRARECAVQALYSWQISKNDIADVEYQFLAEQDVKDVDINYFRELVGGVATNSAYLDGLMKPYLSRQLEELGQVEKAILRISLFELSKRSDVPYKVAINEGIELAKVFGAEDSHKFVNGVLDKAAPQIRPNRK from the coding sequence GTGAAACCTGCTGCTCGTCGCCGCGCCCGTGAATGTGCTGTTCAGGCACTTTACTCGTGGCAGATCTCCAAAAACGACATCGCTGATGTCGAATACCAGTTTCTGGCGGAACAGGACGTTAAAGACGTCGATATCAATTATTTCCGTGAGCTGGTCGGCGGCGTTGCAACTAACAGTGCATACCTCGACGGCCTGATGAAACCCTATCTGTCACGCCAGCTGGAAGAGCTGGGACAGGTAGAAAAGGCAATCCTGCGTATTTCTCTGTTTGAACTGAGCAAGCGTTCAGATGTTCCCTACAAAGTGGCCATCAATGAAGGGATTGAGCTGGCGAAAGTGTTCGGTGCTGAAGACAGCCACAAGTTTGTCAACGGCGTGCTGGATAAAGCCGCTCCGCAGATCCGTCCTAACCGCAAATAA